Proteins encoded within one genomic window of Bradyrhizobium sp. AZCC 1719:
- a CDS encoding NAD-dependent epimerase/dehydratase family protein, whose translation MTVLVTGSSGHLGEALMRTLQAQRRKAIGIDVLPGVFTHHLGSIADRAFVRRCMKGVTTVLHAATLHKPHVATHSRQEFIDVNISGTLNLLEEAAAAGVTAFVYTSTTSVFGEALVPPPGEPAAWITENVTAVPKNIYGVTKAAAEDLCQLFARNHALRTIVLRTSRFFPEEDDNRATREAYTDANIKTNEFLYRRVDIEDVVSAHLMAADRAPSADFAKYIISATTPFSRNDTAELRHDAPRVVRRYVPEFEAEFARRGWTMIPGIDRVYVNDRARAELGWQPRHDFRALIARLRAGEDIRSPLAREIGSKGYHDRVFRGGPYPVE comes from the coding sequence GTGACGGTACTGGTGACCGGCAGTTCCGGCCATCTCGGCGAGGCGCTGATGCGTACGTTGCAGGCGCAGCGGCGCAAGGCCATCGGCATTGACGTTCTGCCCGGCGTGTTTACGCACCATTTGGGCTCGATCGCTGACCGCGCTTTCGTGCGCCGTTGCATGAAGGGCGTGACGACCGTGCTGCACGCCGCGACGCTGCACAAGCCGCATGTCGCGACCCACAGCCGCCAGGAATTTATCGACGTCAACATATCAGGCACGCTTAATCTGCTCGAAGAAGCCGCTGCAGCCGGCGTCACGGCGTTTGTCTACACCAGCACCACAAGCGTCTTCGGCGAGGCGCTGGTGCCACCGCCGGGCGAGCCGGCGGCATGGATCACCGAAAACGTCACGGCGGTGCCGAAAAATATCTATGGCGTCACCAAGGCTGCCGCGGAGGATCTGTGCCAGCTCTTCGCGCGAAATCACGCGCTTCGCACCATCGTGCTGCGCACCTCGCGTTTCTTCCCTGAAGAGGATGACAATCGCGCGACACGCGAGGCCTACACCGACGCCAACATCAAGACCAACGAGTTCCTCTATCGCCGCGTCGATATCGAAGACGTGGTCAGCGCGCATCTGATGGCGGCCGACCGCGCGCCATCGGCCGATTTCGCGAAATACATCATCAGCGCCACCACGCCATTCTCACGGAACGACACGGCGGAACTGCGCCACGACGCGCCGCGTGTGGTCCGCCGTTACGTGCCGGAGTTTGAGGCCGAATTTGCGCGGCGCGGCTGGACGATGATTCCAGGCATCGATCGCGTCTACGTCAACGACCGCGCACGTGCCGAACTCGGCTGGCAACCGCGCCATGATTTCCGCGCACTGATTGCGCGGCTGCGGGCCGGCGAGGACATCCGCAGTCCACTCGCGCGGGAGATTGGCAGCAAGGGCTATCACGACCGCGTTTTTCGCGGGGGACCTTACCCGGTGGAGTGA
- a CDS encoding M20/M25/M40 family metallo-hydrolase, with translation MSNAKIQPVLDHIDADFDNSLERLFALLRIKSISADPAFVGDCKAAADHLAKDIATLGFKAEVRPTAGHPAIVAKLNGSSDGRPHVLFYGHYDVQPVDPLNLWHRPPFEPVVTDHADGRKIIVARGAEDDKGQLMTFVEACRAWKKVTGSLPVDITIIIEGEEEIGSKNFVPFLEANKADLKADFALVCDTGMWDQNTPAITTSLRGLVYDEVKIKAANRDLHSGIFGGGARNPIRVLTNILGGLHDENGHITIPGFYDGVKDLPPDILAQWKNLNLTPESFLKPIGLSIPAGEKDRLLIEQVSSRPTCDINGIIGGYTGEGSKTVIPAEASAKVSFRLVEGQDPEKIRKAFRDYVRARVPADCKAEFTDHSNAPAIALDWNMKPLAAAKQALTDEWGKEALLIGSGASIPIVADFKRTLGLDTVLVGFGLDDDNIHSPNEKYDLRSYHKGIRSWARILGAFAETPR, from the coding sequence ATGTCCAACGCCAAGATCCAGCCGGTCCTCGATCACATCGACGCCGATTTCGACAACAGTCTCGAGCGGCTGTTCGCGCTGTTGCGGATCAAGTCGATCTCGGCCGATCCGGCTTTTGTTGGCGATTGCAAGGCGGCCGCCGATCATCTGGCGAAGGATATCGCCACACTCGGCTTCAAGGCCGAGGTGAGGCCGACGGCGGGGCATCCGGCGATCGTTGCCAAGCTCAATGGCAGCAGCGACGGCCGGCCGCACGTTCTGTTCTACGGGCATTACGATGTGCAGCCGGTCGATCCGCTCAATCTGTGGCACCGGCCGCCGTTCGAGCCCGTCGTCACCGACCATGCCGACGGCCGCAAGATCATCGTCGCGCGCGGTGCGGAGGACGACAAGGGCCAGTTGATGACTTTCGTCGAGGCCTGCCGCGCCTGGAAGAAGGTCACAGGTTCGCTGCCGGTCGACATCACCATCATTATCGAAGGTGAAGAGGAAATCGGATCGAAGAACTTCGTGCCGTTCCTGGAAGCGAACAAGGCCGATCTGAAGGCGGACTTCGCGCTGGTCTGCGACACCGGCATGTGGGATCAGAACACGCCGGCGATCACGACTTCGCTGCGCGGGCTTGTCTATGACGAGGTCAAGATCAAGGCTGCCAATCGCGACCTGCATTCCGGCATTTTTGGCGGCGGCGCGCGCAACCCGATCCGGGTGCTGACCAACATTCTCGGCGGCCTGCATGACGAGAACGGCCACATCACCATTCCCGGATTCTACGATGGTGTGAAGGACCTGCCGCCGGACATCCTGGCGCAGTGGAAGAATCTGAACCTCACGCCGGAGTCATTCCTGAAGCCGATCGGTCTTTCGATTCCGGCCGGTGAAAAGGATCGCCTGCTGATCGAGCAGGTTTCCTCGCGCCCGACCTGCGACATCAACGGCATCATCGGCGGTTATACAGGGGAAGGCTCCAAGACCGTGATCCCGGCGGAAGCTTCCGCGAAAGTTTCGTTCCGCCTGGTGGAGGGACAAGACCCGGAAAAGATCCGCAAGGCTTTCCGAGATTACGTTCGGGCGCGCGTGCCTGCCGACTGCAAGGCCGAGTTCACCGACCACTCCAACGCGCCGGCCATTGCGCTCGACTGGAACATGAAGCCGCTGGCCGCCGCCAAGCAAGCGCTGACGGACGAGTGGGGCAAGGAAGCGCTCCTGATCGGCTCGGGCGCCTCGATCCCGATCGTGGCGGATTTCAAGCGCACGCTCGGCCTCGACACCGTGCTGGTCGGCTTCGGCCTCGACGACGACAACATCCATTCGCCGAACGAGAAGTACGATCTCAGGAGCTATCACAAGGGCATCCGCTCCTGGGCGCGGATCCTGGGCGCGTTCGCGGAGACGCCGCGCTAA
- a CDS encoding glycosyltransferase family 39 protein, translating into MSSITTSALDTPARRSVERTCDDLAIFALAVVTLVAGLTFRDYGLGWDDYTHAEYADLLLRMYGSGFTDTGALSFANLYMYGGGFDMAAALLHKVIPLELFETRRLLGAVVGLIGLAVTWRLARRVGGPLAGLATLLLLALCPTFYGHMFMNPKDAPFAVSMVILILGLVRLAEEYPAPSPRTILIIGLGAGLSIGCRILGGLAVVYAMVGFVPLLIEDVRTQGWREAIRRFAHVVYVLVPGLVFGYLIMGLVWPWSIMEPGHPFQALTYFSHFFEKPWKEMFDGALVSVPDMPWSYLPTLFALQLPEILLALLVGGVVGTFMSLSRADVAARRKTILLMLTLAATLPLVIAMVKRPALYNGIRHFIFVVPPMTVLAGVAFAWGMKWLKQNRRSWQPAALAVFSFGLLLPLSEMIRLHPYEYTHFNHIAGTVRGADKMFMLDYWGLALKQASDGLREDLVERQEFPPLGRKWKVAVCGPQRPAQVALGPDFTIGWDSQSADFAMTLGEFYCKGLTAPVMVEIKRDDVVFARVYDIRGRAISTLLAIPAP; encoded by the coding sequence ATGTCATCCATTACGACTTCTGCTCTCGATACGCCTGCGCGGCGCTCGGTGGAGCGGACCTGTGACGACCTCGCCATCTTCGCGTTGGCCGTTGTCACGCTCGTTGCTGGCCTGACCTTCCGCGACTATGGGCTGGGCTGGGACGACTACACGCACGCCGAATATGCCGATCTGCTGCTGCGGATGTACGGTTCCGGCTTCACGGACACCGGCGCGCTATCGTTCGCCAATCTCTACATGTATGGCGGCGGCTTCGACATGGCGGCGGCCCTGCTGCACAAGGTCATTCCACTCGAATTGTTCGAAACGCGCCGCCTGCTCGGCGCCGTCGTCGGCCTGATCGGCCTTGCCGTGACCTGGCGGCTGGCGCGGCGCGTCGGCGGCCCGCTTGCCGGGCTCGCGACGCTGCTGCTGCTGGCGCTGTGCCCGACCTTCTACGGGCACATGTTCATGAACCCGAAGGACGCGCCGTTTGCCGTCTCGATGGTGATCCTGATCCTGGGTCTGGTGCGCCTCGCCGAGGAGTATCCCGCGCCCTCACCGCGTACCATCCTGATCATAGGCCTCGGCGCCGGTCTCTCGATCGGCTGCCGGATTCTCGGCGGGCTGGCGGTGGTCTATGCGATGGTGGGCTTCGTCCCGCTGTTGATCGAGGACGTTCGCACGCAAGGCTGGCGCGAGGCGATCCGCCGCTTCGCCCATGTCGTGTACGTCCTGGTCCCGGGGCTCGTGTTCGGATACCTGATCATGGGCCTGGTGTGGCCGTGGTCGATCATGGAGCCCGGCCATCCGTTCCAGGCGCTGACCTATTTCTCGCATTTCTTCGAAAAGCCCTGGAAGGAAATGTTCGACGGCGCGCTGGTCTCGGTGCCCGACATGCCCTGGTCGTATCTGCCGACGCTGTTCGCGCTGCAGCTTCCCGAGATATTGCTCGCACTTCTGGTTGGCGGTGTCGTCGGCACTTTCATGTCGCTGTCGCGCGCTGACGTAGCTGCCCGCCGCAAAACCATCCTGTTGATGCTGACGCTGGCGGCGACGCTGCCGCTGGTGATCGCGATGGTGAAGCGGCCGGCGCTCTACAACGGCATCCGGCATTTCATCTTCGTCGTTCCGCCGATGACGGTGCTTGCGGGCGTCGCGTTCGCCTGGGGAATGAAATGGCTGAAGCAAAATCGCCGCAGTTGGCAGCCCGCCGCGCTTGCAGTGTTCTCGTTCGGTTTGCTGTTGCCGCTCAGCGAGATGATCCGCCTGCACCCTTATGAATACACCCATTTCAATCACATTGCCGGCACGGTTCGCGGCGCCGACAAGATGTTTATGCTGGATTACTGGGGGCTGGCGCTGAAGCAGGCTTCCGACGGTCTGCGCGAGGATCTGGTCGAACGGCAGGAATTTCCGCCACTGGGACGCAAGTGGAAGGTCGCGGTGTGCGGCCCGCAGCGTCCGGCGCAGGTGGCGCTCGGCCCGGACTTCACGATCGGTTGGGACAGCCAGTCGGCCGACTTCGCGATGACGCTGGGCGAGTTCTACTGCAAGGGCCTCACCGCGCCCGTCATGGTGGAAATCAAGCGCGACGACGTCGTGTTCGCGCGCGTCTACGACATCCGCGGCCGCGCCATCTCGACGTTGCTGGCAATTCCGGCGCCCTGA
- the folK gene encoding 2-amino-4-hydroxy-6-hydroxymethyldihydropteridine diphosphokinase, protein MADVLIALGGNVGDVRATFKKAISNICGMTQAALLARSSDYITPPWGEEHQAPFINACIEIETSLDPHALLFTLHKIEKKFGRDRAHETRWGPRTLDLDLIAYDDVSLEKPELTLPHPRAFERAFVLVPLAEIVPDRVIAGRCVRDALAQLSTEGIERLPDLD, encoded by the coding sequence ATGGCGGACGTGCTGATCGCGCTCGGCGGCAATGTCGGCGATGTCCGCGCGACGTTCAAAAAGGCCATCTCCAATATCTGCGGCATGACCCAGGCTGCGCTGCTCGCGCGTTCTTCTGACTACATCACCCCGCCCTGGGGCGAGGAGCACCAGGCGCCCTTCATCAACGCCTGCATCGAGATCGAAACCAGCCTCGATCCGCATGCGCTGCTGTTTACGCTGCACAAGATCGAGAAAAAGTTCGGCCGCGACCGCGCCCATGAGACGCGCTGGGGTCCGCGCACCCTCGACCTCGACCTGATCGCCTATGATGACGTTAGCCTCGAAAAGCCGGAACTGACGCTGCCGCACCCGCGGGCTTTCGAGCGCGCCTTTGTGCTGGTGCCGCTGGCCGAGATCGTTCCCGACCGTGTCATTGCGGGACGCTGTGTGCGGGATGCGCTGGCACAATTGTCGACCGAGGGGATTGAGCGGTTACCCGACCTCGATTGA
- a CDS encoding DUF4332 domain-containing protein produces MTYPLSEIDGLTAYSASKLKSLGIRTTDALLEAARTVKGRKSLAAKTGISEQQLLEWANFSDYMRIPGMGKAKVGLMRAAGVTTVRELAHRNPARLAQNMKDVNTKCKLVRVLPSERSVELLIEQARKLPPKISY; encoded by the coding sequence ATGACTTATCCCCTTTCCGAGATCGACGGCCTGACCGCCTACTCTGCCTCGAAACTGAAATCGTTGGGCATTCGCACGACCGATGCGCTGCTGGAAGCTGCTCGCACCGTGAAAGGGCGCAAGTCGCTCGCAGCGAAGACCGGCATCAGCGAGCAGCAACTGCTGGAATGGGCCAATTTTTCCGACTACATGCGCATTCCCGGGATGGGCAAGGCCAAGGTAGGCCTGATGCGCGCCGCGGGCGTTACCACGGTACGCGAACTCGCCCATCGCAATCCGGCGCGACTCGCCCAGAACATGAAAGACGTGAACACGAAGTGCAAACTCGTCCGGGTTTTGCCCTCGGAGCGATCGGTCGAGCTACTGATCGAGCAGGCGCGCAAGCTGCCGCCCAAAATTAGCTATTGA
- a CDS encoding helicase HerA-like domain-containing protein: protein MATSDNKTADTDDKIFIGKGEQTAWLTLALANRHGLVTGATGTGKTVSLQVMAEGFARAGVPVFAADIKGDLSGISEIGEAKDFILKRAGEMGLNFQPDQFSTVFWDVFGEQGHPVRATVTEMGPLLLSRMLDLNDVQEGVLNVAFRVADENGLTLIDMKDLRSLLDAIAPAGGKRGPDAEEDELAEIRKAAQSYGNVSKATIGTIQRQLLVLENQGGTKFFGEPALLLKDFMKTDSDGRGMVNILVADKLMQNPRLYATFLLWMLSELFEELPEAGDLPKPKLVFFFDEAHLLFNDAPKALLDKIEQVVRLIRSKGVGVYFVTQNPIDVPDKVLAQLGNRVQHALRAFTPRDQKAVNAAAQTFRPNPKLDTARVIMELGKGEALVSFLEGGGTPTMVERVMIRPPTARIGPITPEERKAIMGKSPVKGKYDTAVDAESAYEMLQKRVATTAAPAEGQDGGGGGILGQIGSIVGTIFGTNVRRGRLSTGQVIARDVTRSVTNKVVGGIVADLGKSVGGSLGGSVGRALVRGALGGLLRR from the coding sequence ATGGCGACTTCCGATAACAAGACAGCCGATACTGACGACAAGATCTTCATCGGAAAGGGCGAACAGACGGCTTGGCTGACGTTGGCGCTTGCCAATCGGCATGGCCTCGTCACCGGAGCGACCGGCACCGGCAAGACCGTGTCGCTGCAGGTGATGGCGGAGGGCTTTGCCCGCGCCGGTGTTCCCGTGTTCGCGGCCGATATCAAGGGCGATCTGTCCGGAATTTCCGAGATCGGCGAGGCCAAGGACTTCATCCTCAAACGCGCCGGCGAGATGGGCCTCAATTTCCAGCCCGACCAGTTCTCGACTGTGTTCTGGGACGTGTTCGGCGAGCAGGGCCATCCGGTTCGCGCCACGGTCACGGAAATGGGACCGCTTTTGCTGTCGCGAATGCTCGACCTGAACGACGTGCAGGAAGGCGTCCTCAACGTCGCGTTCCGTGTGGCGGATGAAAACGGCCTGACGCTGATCGACATGAAGGATCTGCGGTCGCTGCTGGATGCGATCGCGCCCGCCGGCGGCAAAAGGGGGCCGGATGCCGAGGAGGATGAGCTGGCCGAAATCCGAAAGGCCGCGCAGAGTTACGGCAATGTCAGCAAGGCAACGATCGGCACCATTCAGCGCCAGCTTCTGGTGCTGGAAAACCAGGGCGGCACTAAATTCTTCGGCGAGCCGGCGCTTTTGCTGAAAGACTTCATGAAGACCGATAGCGACGGCCGGGGAATGGTCAACATTTTGGTCGCCGACAAGCTGATGCAGAACCCGAGGCTCTACGCGACGTTTCTGCTGTGGATGCTGTCGGAGCTGTTCGAAGAGCTGCCGGAAGCCGGCGACCTGCCGAAGCCGAAACTGGTCTTCTTCTTCGACGAGGCGCATCTGTTGTTCAACGATGCGCCGAAGGCATTGCTCGACAAGATCGAGCAGGTGGTCCGCCTGATCCGCTCCAAGGGCGTCGGCGTCTATTTCGTCACGCAAAACCCGATCGACGTGCCGGACAAGGTGCTGGCGCAGTTAGGCAACCGCGTGCAGCACGCGCTGCGCGCCTTCACGCCGCGCGACCAGAAGGCAGTGAACGCGGCGGCGCAGACCTTCCGGCCGAACCCCAAGCTCGACACCGCTCGCGTCATCATGGAGCTCGGCAAGGGCGAGGCGCTGGTGTCGTTCCTTGAAGGCGGTGGTACGCCGACCATGGTCGAGCGCGTCATGATCCGGCCGCCGACGGCTCGGATCGGGCCGATCACGCCGGAAGAGCGCAAGGCGATCATGGGCAAGAGCCCGGTCAAAGGCAAATACGACACCGCGGTCGACGCCGAATCCGCCTACGAGATGCTGCAGAAGCGGGTAGCCACGACGGCGGCGCCTGCGGAGGGCCAGGATGGTGGCGGCGGCGGCATTCTCGGCCAGATCGGCTCGATCGTCGGCACGATCTTCGGCACCAACGTCAGGCGCGGCAGGCTGTCGACCGGCCAGGTGATTGCACGAGACGTTACGCGGTCCGTCACCAACAAGGTGGTCGGCGGCATCGTCGCCGATCTCGGCAAATCGGTTGGTGGCTCGCTCGGCGGTTCAGTTGGTCGCGCGCTGGTGCGCGGCGCGCTCGGCGGCTTGCTGCGGCGCTAG
- the folB gene encoding dihydroneopterin aldolase has protein sequence MSDTIFITGVVIHARHGVMEHETRVGQRFVIDLELSIDLSESSHSDRLSDTVSYASVVETATAAFTNTNYKLLERAAGAVSDAIFAAFPRVHAVKVTVHKPHAPIAEIFEDVGVVLMRKRQSP, from the coding sequence ATGAGCGATACGATCTTCATCACCGGCGTCGTCATCCATGCCCGCCACGGCGTGATGGAGCACGAGACGAGAGTCGGGCAACGGTTCGTGATCGATCTCGAACTCTCCATCGACCTGTCGGAATCCTCGCACTCTGACCGCCTGTCCGACACGGTGTCTTATGCCAGCGTGGTCGAGACCGCCACCGCCGCGTTCACGAACACCAACTACAAGCTTTTGGAGCGTGCGGCCGGCGCCGTTTCAGACGCGATCTTCGCCGCGTTCCCACGCGTCCATGCGGTCAAGGTCACGGTCCACAAGCCGCATGCGCCGATCGCCGAGATCTTCGAGGATGTCGGCGTGGTACTCATGCGCAAACGGCAATCGCCCTGA
- a CDS encoding glycosyltransferase family 87 protein has translation MLRYPSLRRPLDILFLVCCIALTADVLVPELWGNGKTKDYPLWFWAGQQVLQGKNLYPDDPAAYFEFIYPPLSAVLLAIPSWFGKIPLYLCLSFLNVVAWWMTAQFSHAMAGSGHKPGPWLEALPGFVTVTFVFDMFDLGQPNLLLLALMLYGFWLLRDHRGWMAGSMFALATAIKVFPVAVLPYLVWRRQWAAAASMLVFIGLFLFVLPAPFRGFQHNFTELRTWYQGMVGSSSEKGFGQRDTQNWSWVNQSIIAVTHRLTRPVNYNQDNPAKPVRTMNIVDVDFRTANWIVVAISLAIGLGYLAVMPPASRRTERSDAEEIAILFCLITVASPLARQYYFLWLFFPITVLIHRAAYDPRPAVKTGTWTLLAVAGGLLCLSLPLFPVDLQAYGNNLAATILLVAGLVWHILHPPAADVALPQAAGQLQLDANNKAHSQG, from the coding sequence GTGCTGAGATATCCGTCGCTACGAAGGCCGCTCGATATCCTGTTTCTGGTATGTTGCATCGCTTTGACCGCCGATGTCCTCGTCCCGGAACTCTGGGGCAACGGCAAGACCAAGGACTATCCGCTCTGGTTCTGGGCCGGTCAGCAGGTGCTGCAGGGCAAGAATCTCTACCCTGACGACCCCGCCGCCTATTTCGAATTCATCTATCCGCCGCTGTCGGCGGTGCTGCTGGCGATCCCGAGCTGGTTCGGCAAGATCCCGCTCTATCTCTGCCTGTCGTTTCTTAACGTCGTCGCGTGGTGGATGACGGCGCAATTCTCGCACGCGATGGCGGGATCAGGACATAAGCCCGGGCCATGGCTGGAAGCATTGCCCGGCTTCGTCACCGTCACCTTCGTGTTCGACATGTTCGACCTCGGCCAGCCGAACTTGCTGCTGCTGGCGCTGATGCTCTACGGATTCTGGCTGCTACGCGATCACCGTGGCTGGATGGCAGGAAGCATGTTTGCGCTCGCTACCGCGATCAAGGTGTTTCCGGTCGCGGTGTTGCCTTATCTGGTGTGGCGAAGACAGTGGGCGGCAGCCGCGAGCATGCTGGTTTTCATCGGCCTGTTTCTGTTCGTGCTGCCGGCGCCGTTTCGCGGCTTCCAGCACAATTTCACGGAACTGAGGACCTGGTACCAGGGCATGGTGGGTTCGAGCTCGGAGAAGGGGTTCGGGCAGCGCGATACGCAGAACTGGTCGTGGGTCAACCAGTCGATCATCGCGGTGACGCACCGGCTGACGCGGCCGGTCAACTACAACCAGGACAATCCGGCCAAACCCGTGCGCACGATGAACATCGTCGACGTCGATTTCAGGACGGCGAACTGGATCGTGGTGGCGATCTCGCTCGCGATCGGGCTCGGCTATCTCGCTGTCATGCCGCCGGCTTCGCGCCGCACGGAACGGTCGGATGCCGAAGAGATCGCCATCCTGTTTTGCCTGATCACGGTCGCTTCGCCGCTTGCCCGGCAATACTACTTCCTGTGGCTGTTCTTCCCGATCACTGTTTTGATCCACCGTGCCGCTTACGATCCGCGCCCGGCGGTCAAAACCGGGACATGGACGTTGCTCGCCGTCGCGGGCGGGTTGCTGTGCCTGTCGCTGCCGCTGTTCCCGGTTGATCTGCAGGCCTATGGCAACAATCTCGCCGCCACCATCCTGCTCGTGGCGGGGCTGGTCTGGCACATATTGCATCCGCCTGCCGCGGATGTTGCCTTGCCTCAGGCCGCGGGCCAGCTACAACTTGACGCTAACAACAAGGCTCATAGCCAGGGATAG
- a CDS encoding DUF2267 domain-containing protein — protein sequence MDELVGRLASKVGIDRAVAEKTIGIVLGFLRTEGPSDKVQALIDQIPGAEAAIAASSSNSGFARLMGGGLMAVGTRLMALGLGMSEIQSVARELFRFGRDKIGADQMGEIISGTPGLSQFA from the coding sequence ATGGACGAACTGGTAGGGCGACTGGCCTCCAAGGTCGGTATCGATCGCGCTGTCGCTGAAAAAACCATCGGCATCGTTCTGGGTTTTCTCCGCACCGAGGGCCCCTCCGACAAGGTTCAGGCCCTGATCGACCAAATTCCGGGTGCCGAGGCTGCGATTGCGGCTTCCAGCAGCAATAGCGGATTCGCGCGGCTGATGGGCGGAGGCTTGATGGCGGTTGGCACCAGGCTGATGGCGCTCGGTCTTGGCATGAGCGAAATTCAAAGCGTGGCGCGTGAACTTTTCAGGTTCGGTCGCGACAAAATCGGAGCAGATCAAATGGGCGAAATCATTTCGGGGACACCGGGCCTCAGCCAGTTCGCATAG
- the folP gene encoding dihydropteroate synthase — MAAQPRPPAASGPAGQSVLPALLSKPYPVVMGVLNVTPDSFSDGGQFAAPERALARARRMIAEGADIIDIGAESTRPYGSEPVSAEDELKRLQPVLSDVVALGIPVSIDSMKSAVVAWALDQGAAIVNDVWGLQRDSGMAGLVAERGAPVIIMHNRERADPAVDIMQDIAAFFARSLDIAAKAGISSDNIVLDPGIGFGKTPEQSMTALARLGELQSLGLPMLVGASRKRFISTVTPSEPHQRLGGSIAAHLLAAQNGARIIRAHDVAETVQALRVATAIREQG, encoded by the coding sequence ATGGCAGCCCAGCCCAGACCTCCCGCTGCGTCCGGTCCCGCCGGTCAATCGGTGCTGCCTGCGCTGCTGTCCAAGCCCTATCCGGTGGTGATGGGCGTGCTGAATGTGACGCCCGATTCATTCTCCGACGGCGGTCAATTCGCCGCCCCGGAGCGGGCGCTGGCCCGGGCCCGGCGGATGATCGCCGAGGGCGCCGACATCATCGACATCGGCGCGGAATCGACCCGGCCCTACGGATCGGAACCGGTCTCGGCGGAAGACGAATTGAAGCGCCTGCAGCCGGTACTGTCCGATGTCGTCGCGCTCGGCATTCCCGTGTCGATCGACAGCATGAAATCGGCCGTCGTCGCCTGGGCGCTCGATCAGGGCGCCGCCATCGTCAACGATGTCTGGGGGCTGCAGCGCGACTCCGGCATGGCCGGGCTGGTCGCGGAGCGTGGCGCGCCGGTCATCATCATGCATAACCGCGAGCGTGCCGATCCTGCTGTAGACATCATGCAGGATATCGCCGCTTTCTTTGCGCGTTCGCTCGACATCGCAGCAAAAGCCGGAATTTCATCCGACAATATCGTGCTCGACCCTGGCATCGGCTTTGGCAAGACGCCCGAGCAAAGCATGACCGCGCTGGCGCGGCTCGGCGAGTTGCAGTCGCTCGGCCTTCCAATGTTGGTCGGCGCCTCGCGCAAGCGTTTCATCAGCACGGTGACGCCATCGGAACCGCATCAGCGCCTCGGCGGCTCGATCGCCGCGCATCTGTTGGCGGCCCAGAACGGGGCGCGGATCATCCGGGCGCATGACGTCGCCGAAACCGTACAGGCGCTGCGCGTGGCCACGGCAATCAGGGAACAGGGATGA